From Lewinellaceae bacterium:
CACCGGCCGACATGCCGGCGGAGGTGTATATCCGTTTATCTTCCGTGTAGAGCCTTTCCTGCTGGATATTTGCCCGGGGATAGCGCCGCCGCAGGTAGTCGAGGCATTTCCAGTGGCAGGTGCATCTTCGGTAGTCCAGCAAGCCCATCTCCGCCAGGATCAGGGCTCCGGAGCAGATAGAACAGAGGCTGGCGCCGCCCTCGTAAGCCTGCTTCAGCCAGGGAGCAGCGCGCCTTATGGCTACATCCAGCGCTCCTTTTTCAAAGCTTTTGAAGTCGATGCCGGGAATGCAGATAAAGGTGTCCTCGCCCGGATAGAGGCGCTCCGGAGCCGTAAGGCAACAAAGCCCCAAGCCCTGTTCAGACTGTATGCCTTCTTCAAAACTCGTAAACTGGATGCGAATGGGGCACTGGCAAAGGTTCCTGGCCTCGTAGAATACCTGCAGGGGCCCGGACAGGTCCATGAGGTGGGTTTTGGGAAAAAGCAAAAAGATGATGTTGTGTCGGGCCATGGCGTGGTGTTTGGACAAAGATCGGTCGTTTTGAGCCATTTGCATTGAAGAATTCCTATTAATAGGTAAATTGAAACAAGTATTTATCCCTCTGTTTATTTAAACCCGACGACAATGAAAAAAGTATGCTTCTCTACCGTTTTTTGCCTGCTGGCCCTGGCGCAGGCGTTTGCACAGCCCCAACAGAATGGCCGGGTGTACAAGGTCGCCCTTTTCGTTCCCAACGGAGCCGAGCTGCTCGATTTTGCAGGCCCCGGCGAGGCCTTTACCCAGGCGCCCGGCTTTGAGGTTTACCTGGTTAGCCTGAGCGAGGAGCCCATCAAAAGCCAGGGCTTCATGACAATTACCCCTAATTACAGTTACAAAAACTGCCCCGCGCCGGATATTATCCTGATCCCGGGTGGAGGCACGGGCAGGATCATCAATGACCCGGAAGCCATTGACTGGATCAAAAAACACTACCAGGACGGGGGAATGGTGCTCACCGTCTGCACGGGCGCTTCGGTCGCTGCCAAAGCGGGATTGCTGGAAGGCAAAAAAGCGACCACTTACCACACTGCTTTTGATTATGTGCAAGGCTACTGTTCCGATTGTGAATTGTTGAAGGGCGCCCGCTACGTCGACAACGGCCGGGTCATCACCACTGCCGGCATTTCCGCCGGCATTGACGGCGCCCTGCACCTTATCTCCCGCATCAAGGGGCAGGATGTGGCCGAAGAGGCTGCCCGCAACATGGAATACGACAAATGGGCGCCTAATGAAGGCTATATGAACTACAAGAACGAATTTGTCCAATACCTGGAGCAATATGGCCCAATCCAGGCCAGGAAACACTACCGGAACGAATTGGCCGATGCCGGCGCCCTGTTCTTTGTGGGAGAAATCAAGAACCTGGCGGCGGAAATGAGCGCGGCAGGCAGCCATGAAAAGGCAGCGGAGGCGCTCGAGTTTGGCGCTGATTATTATCCGGGCGAGGCCATCATTTACAATCAGCTCAGGGAAGTATATGCCCGGGCGGGCAAGCCCGTGCCTCCCGGGCCGGAAGATTTTATGGAAACGGCCCTGCAGGGTAAAACGGATGAGGTGATGGCTATGTACGAAAAGGCGAAAGGACAATTTTCGGGCTGGATCCTCTTCGAAGAGTCTCGCATGAACTGGACTGGCTACCAGCTTCTGAGGCAGGGCAAAAACGAAGCGGCCATCAAAATTTTCCAGCTCAACGCCGATGCCTACCCCACATCCTGGAATGTATATGACAGCCTGGCCGAAGGATACATGAACGATGAACAATGGGATAAGGCGCGCAAATTCTACCGCAAATCGCTGGAAATGAATCCCAACAACGACAATGCCCGAAAGATGCTGGCGAAAATGGAGGAGCGTTAGGGGTGAGGAAATAAATAAACTACTCAAAATGACGAAGGTATTTTTTCTTCGCGCATTTGACGCGCATAACCTGTTCCGACGAATGTCGGAAGTGGGGCTAGGCTACGCAAGGAAAATGCAACGACGCATAAAGGAAAAAGACCAAGTCAGATGGGTAGGTTATTTGTTGCGTCACCCCTTGAATGGATAAATTTTGCGCACTCCCTTAACGCCGTTTTTCTTCCTGCTTATCCTGTATCAGCAGGATGTGCCGGCTGGTTTCGCCGATATTCACCGTGCTGCTTTCCGGGTCGAGCTCCAGGATGAGGTAGCGGGCGCCCTGAATATCGCTGTCCAGAATGTCGACTTCTATAACCTTAGCGCCCTTTTCTTCTTTCTCAAAGGAAACAGAAGTGGCGGATAGCAAATAATCTTCCCCTTCCACTGCACTGGAAGGCGCGATCACTCTGACACTGGCTTTGCCACTGAGTTTCCCCGGCTTCTCAACAGCCAACTCCAGTTGCAGTTTTCCGGCGCCTTTTTCTGTGATAGAATTGGCTTCGGCAAAACTTACCGCCGGGGCAGTGGCCAGCTCGAAGGCAGCCACAGAAGAGCTGATCTCGTGCGCCGCCAAGACGTACGCATATCCGGTGGGGCTATCTTCCGGCGCGATGTAGATCAGCCCCTCAGGGCTGAGGTCGCCGCCCAGGCTATCCACCGCCCGGGTATTGATGTACTGCACAAACTCCGGGGCTTCAGGCCGGGCGAGCCGGTATGCCACCACTCCGCCGATCCGCTCCAGGGCGATAAAGGCGAATGGCGTTCCGTTGAGTTCCGCTACCTTGACGCTGGCCGGTTCCGGCCCTTTGTCATCAGAACGGCTCTTGAAGTCGTTGCTCTTATTCTGGGTATTAAACAGGGGGCCGAAAGTGGGGTCGGCGGCGGTAATCATTTCCAGCGCGTTGCCGCTGTCGTACACCAGCGCCCCGGTTGCCGCGTCCCATATAGCAAAAGAGCGCCCGCCAAAGGTGTAGAGCTCCTCGTACCGGCCATCGCCGTCGCTGTCCCCTGAAGCGCTGCTCACCCGCAAGCGGCCCAGCAGGGCGTCATCCCGGAGGTATTCAGCGCCGGGGAAGGCACGCTCGTCCAGCACGATTTCCTCATCCTTTACCCGAAACTCTTCGGTAAAGCCCTCGTAGTCGCGGGCGTCGCCTTCGTTGGCCGTGATCAGATAGCCCTTTCCGCCTACTGTGAAGTAATCGATCGCATCCGGCTGATACATTCCTTTGATGGGCCAGTTGGCGAAAAATACGCCTCCGGATGCGTTGGAAACATCGAGGGTAAAGCCCTCAGCAGCCCAGTCTTTATAACCGAACGGCAGGACAGCCGTTATTTCCGGCACCCTGAGGTCTACTACCGCCAGGGCGTTGTTTTCCTGACAGGTGACATAAGCCGTGGCGCCATCATCCGAGATGGCGATGTACTCCGGCTCCAAATCCTGGGCAACAGTGGCGCCGGGGCCGTAAATGCGCACGCCCTGGGCCACCAGCTCGTCCCGCCGGTCGTTAAAGGCAGTAAAGTCCAGCGTCGTGCTTTCCGGGTTGGCCACGCCTTTGCTGATGTCGATAATGCTGACCGAGCCTTCCGGGTCGATCCGGTAATCATCGCTGGGCTCCCCTTCGTTGGCGGCCAGGACCTTGCTGCCGTCAGGAGAAAACAGGAGCATGTCGGGCATGGCGCCTACGGTAGCTGCGCTGATGAAAACGCCGTTGGTATCCAGGAAGGCAACTTGGCCGGGGCCGGTGGAGCTGATGCCCTGTATCGCAACGGCTATGATGCCATTGTGAGCGGCGACGGAATTGATGCGGCCGCCAAATACATCCAGGTGAACGCTCCTGATCTCCTCGATCCTGGATGGGTTGCTGAAATCCAGGATCATTAGTTTGTTTTCGCTGAAGTTGGTTACAAAAAGGCGGGAAGTGCTGCCATCGTAAGCCAGGATTTCTGCGGAAGCGCCCTCCCCGAAGGCATAACTGCTGATGTGAGACAATTGCACACGGGAAGACGGCAGCGCTGCCGGCGGCGCGGCATCTACATCCTGGATCAGGACGATGTGGCGGGGCCTTTTGCCCAGCGCCAGCAGGCTGCCGTCTGGCAGCTCGATCTCCAGAATGAGAAAGCGGCCGCCAACGTGGCCGTTGTTCAGAATTTCAAGGCTAATGTTGTGAACCTTCGGCTGCCCCGCTGAAAAGCTCAAAGAGGGATTTGCAATATTGTAATCCACGCCTTCCACAGCCGTAGAAACTTTGGCAGCTTTAACGGTGGCATGGCCGGAGAGATTCCCGCCGGCCTCTATCACCACTCCGATGTCAAGCCGGCCAGACCCTTCCGGGACAATAGTGCTGGGTTCTGCAAAACTGAGCGTGGCCCGGGCAAGGGTGTCTGGGATAGAACGGAATGCCGGCGCATGGCCCGCATAGAGCGGGCCGGCACAGAAGGACAGCGAAAACGCCATCCCCAAAGCTATGAACAAAGGAGAAAGGTACTTCATGCCTAAAATTGAATTTTAATACCCCTCGCTGGAGGCTTGTAACCAGTCAGGTGACAGGGTGGGAATACTATTTGCGGGCTGGCTGGAAGGGGGAAATGAAGTGGCCAACCTTAATGCAGCATACGGGAAAGAGGAGGATATGTTGCTTGAAGCTGTGTGGGACTTTATTGTTGAGGCCA
This genomic window contains:
- a CDS encoding helix-turn-helix domain-containing protein; this encodes MARHNIIFLLFPKTHLMDLSGPLQVFYEARNLCQCPIRIQFTSFEEGIQSEQGLGLCCLTAPERLYPGEDTFICIPGIDFKSFEKGALDVAIRRAAPWLKQAYEGGASLCSICSGALILAEMGLLDYRRCTCHWKCLDYLRRRYPRANIQQERLYTEDKRIYTSAGMSAGVDLALYLVEQWFGAFVAARVAQELVVSFRREATSPQRDIYSNLQKPFHPAIHKVQETLLNGPEANHSTEALARRVNLSPRHLTRLFRKYTGRTIQEFKQEIRLELASQLLQNGQLGIDEIARRCGYRSARQFRRVWKEAHGMAPSEGRRG
- a CDS encoding DJ-1/PfpI family protein, whose protein sequence is MKKVCFSTVFCLLALAQAFAQPQQNGRVYKVALFVPNGAELLDFAGPGEAFTQAPGFEVYLVSLSEEPIKSQGFMTITPNYSYKNCPAPDIILIPGGGTGRIINDPEAIDWIKKHYQDGGMVLTVCTGASVAAKAGLLEGKKATTYHTAFDYVQGYCSDCELLKGARYVDNGRVITTAGISAGIDGALHLISRIKGQDVAEEAARNMEYDKWAPNEGYMNYKNEFVQYLEQYGPIQARKHYRNELADAGALFFVGEIKNLAAEMSAAGSHEKAAEALEFGADYYPGEAIIYNQLREVYARAGKPVPPGPEDFMETALQGKTDEVMAMYEKAKGQFSGWILFEESRMNWTGYQLLRQGKNEAAIKIFQLNADAYPTSWNVYDSLAEGYMNDEQWDKARKFYRKSLEMNPNNDNARKMLAKMEER
- a CDS encoding choice-of-anchor I family protein, producing MKYLSPLFIALGMAFSLSFCAGPLYAGHAPAFRSIPDTLARATLSFAEPSTIVPEGSGRLDIGVVIEAGGNLSGHATVKAAKVSTAVEGVDYNIANPSLSFSAGQPKVHNISLEILNNGHVGGRFLILEIELPDGSLLALGKRPRHIVLIQDVDAAPPAALPSSRVQLSHISSYAFGEGASAEILAYDGSTSRLFVTNFSENKLMILDFSNPSRIEEIRSVHLDVFGGRINSVAAHNGIIAVAIQGISSTGPGQVAFLDTNGVFISAATVGAMPDMLLFSPDGSKVLAANEGEPSDDYRIDPEGSVSIIDISKGVANPESTTLDFTAFNDRRDELVAQGVRIYGPGATVAQDLEPEYIAISDDGATAYVTCQENNALAVVDLRVPEITAVLPFGYKDWAAEGFTLDVSNASGGVFFANWPIKGMYQPDAIDYFTVGGKGYLITANEGDARDYEGFTEEFRVKDEEIVLDERAFPGAEYLRDDALLGRLRVSSASGDSDGDGRYEELYTFGGRSFAIWDAATGALVYDSGNALEMITAADPTFGPLFNTQNKSNDFKSRSDDKGPEPASVKVAELNGTPFAFIALERIGGVVAYRLARPEAPEFVQYINTRAVDSLGGDLSPEGLIYIAPEDSPTGYAYVLAAHEISSSVAAFELATAPAVSFAEANSITEKGAGKLQLELAVEKPGKLSGKASVRVIAPSSAVEGEDYLLSATSVSFEKEEKGAKVIEVDILDSDIQGARYLILELDPESSTVNIGETSRHILLIQDKQEEKRR